In Desulfosediminicola ganghwensis, a single window of DNA contains:
- a CDS encoding NifB/NifX family molybdenum-iron cluster-binding protein, giving the protein MGRNEQAGAGKLPDCKHTAPNPGIVQLTVAPRVNHRIRFSPLNGKNQSLIMPQAAVEKIRELEQVGSRIDGVLIYGPGDPLAEIELPLETVRLIRQQYPDLPISIRTLGIGGLQHADKLGKAGVTEVEVLVDAVEPAVMEKIYAWVRPGFKTLKLSEATATLAREQSHAIQAFQDAGLKIRIVSTLYPMVNDDQFELLAKKMAELGADEMVLHPYAPEIEADISLPEPSPELMATVVGKIANILPAIEGRPAVIETAGCNEAANNLPKPKEDRPNIAVVSSNGMEVDLHLGQAPQLLIYGPREDGLKCLLECRPAPQPGEGKERWDILAGTIPDCFALLAASAGDRPRRILDRHGINVLITHDNIEGSVDLLYGGERKKGCGKKA; this is encoded by the coding sequence ATGGGCAGAAACGAACAAGCTGGCGCCGGGAAACTTCCCGATTGCAAACATACGGCACCTAACCCCGGCATAGTTCAGCTCACCGTCGCACCACGGGTCAATCACCGAATCCGTTTTTCACCGCTCAACGGCAAAAATCAATCACTGATTATGCCACAGGCCGCAGTGGAAAAAATCCGGGAGCTGGAACAGGTAGGCTCCAGGATTGATGGAGTACTGATCTACGGTCCGGGTGATCCTCTGGCCGAAATCGAACTTCCCCTTGAGACGGTACGATTAATCAGGCAACAGTACCCTGATCTGCCGATTAGTATTCGTACGCTGGGTATCGGAGGCCTGCAACACGCTGACAAGCTTGGCAAGGCAGGAGTAACCGAGGTTGAAGTTCTGGTGGATGCCGTCGAGCCAGCGGTTATGGAAAAAATCTACGCCTGGGTCCGACCTGGCTTCAAAACCTTGAAGCTCTCTGAGGCAACAGCAACATTGGCCAGAGAACAATCCCATGCCATACAGGCCTTCCAGGACGCTGGCTTAAAAATTCGCATCGTCTCGACCCTCTATCCCATGGTCAATGACGATCAATTTGAATTGCTGGCCAAAAAAATGGCAGAGCTTGGTGCTGACGAGATGGTACTCCATCCGTATGCACCCGAAATCGAGGCCGATATAAGCCTTCCGGAACCCAGCCCGGAGCTCATGGCCACCGTTGTCGGCAAAATCGCCAACATCCTCCCGGCCATAGAGGGCAGACCCGCAGTGATAGAGACAGCAGGTTGTAATGAAGCAGCCAACAATCTGCCAAAACCCAAAGAGGACCGGCCCAACATAGCAGTGGTCAGCTCAAACGGCATGGAGGTAGATCTGCATCTTGGCCAGGCACCACAACTGCTTATCTACGGGCCCAGGGAAGATGGCTTGAAATGCTTACTTGAGTGCCGACCGGCACCACAGCCCGGAGAAGGAAAAGAGCGCTGGGACATCCTCGCCGGCACCATCCCTGACTGTTTTGCCCTGCTTGCGGCAAGCGCAGGAGATCGACCACGGAGGATTCTGGACCGGCACGGCATCAACGTGCTTATTACCCATGACAATATCGAAGGCAGTGTCGATTTGCTCTATGGCGGCGAACGCAAAAAAGGCTGCGGCAAGAAAGCGTAA
- a CDS encoding (2Fe-2S) ferredoxin domain-containing protein, with the protein MATPEKQILVCQSFRLKGDPKGICHKQTDGFLQYIEEEILDRGLDMQVVATGCLKQCESGPVMVVQPENWWFKGVDSEEAIDTILDSIEDGEPAAEYLIS; encoded by the coding sequence ATGGCAACACCGGAAAAACAAATACTTGTTTGTCAGAGTTTCAGATTAAAAGGTGACCCGAAAGGAATCTGCCACAAGCAGACTGATGGCTTTCTGCAATACATTGAGGAGGAAATCCTCGACCGTGGCCTCGATATGCAGGTCGTTGCGACCGGTTGCCTGAAACAATGCGAGTCTGGGCCTGTGATGGTGGTCCAGCCGGAGAACTGGTGGTTCAAAGGTGTGGACAGCGAGGAAGCTATCGATACCATACTCGACTCCATCGAAGATGGTGAGCCGGCAGCAGAATATCTGATTTCCTGA
- a CDS encoding GNAT family N-acetyltransferase, producing MTRSQATIRPAKTKDIETMAALLAELFDVEEDFQGDAKRQLKGLRMLLESDQAIVLVAEVQGEVVGMCTGQTLISTAEGGPALLVEDVVIDQKFRQRGIGRQLLESIADKAGRHSISRLQLLADRNNSAALDFYRKTGWNSTDLICLRSRVP from the coding sequence ATGACCAGAAGCCAGGCAACAATACGGCCCGCCAAAACCAAAGATATCGAGACAATGGCAGCTCTTCTGGCTGAACTGTTTGATGTCGAAGAGGACTTTCAGGGTGATGCAAAACGACAACTCAAAGGTCTCAGGATGCTGCTTGAATCTGATCAGGCTATTGTTCTGGTCGCCGAGGTACAAGGGGAAGTCGTTGGAATGTGCACCGGCCAGACCCTGATTTCCACAGCCGAAGGCGGGCCGGCCCTGCTGGTGGAAGATGTAGTTATAGACCAAAAGTTCAGGCAAAGAGGTATTGGCAGACAACTGCTTGAATCCATAGCAGACAAGGCGGGCCGCCACTCCATATCACGCCTGCAGTTACTTGCCGATCGCAACAACAGTGCAGCGCTGGACTTTTATCGCAAGACAGGCTGGAACTCTACCGATCTCATCTGTCTGAGAAGTCGCGTTCCATAG
- a CDS encoding 7-cyano-7-deazaguanine/7-aminomethyl-7-deazaguanine transporter: MLVLSDAQTKRALVILVSFHIFIIAASNYLVQLPFQLFGFHTTWGAFSFPFVYLATDLTVRIFGASEARKIIFGAMIPALILSYLVSVLFFEGAYQGAAGLAEFNLFVFRIAFASFTAYALGQLVDIRVFSRLRQNKRWWVAPAASTVLGNLLDTVIFFSVAFYASTDAFMATHWPEIAAVDYAFKLFISLLLFLPAYGILLRIITDRILIQPFKSGALAGQ, translated from the coding sequence ATGCTTGTTCTTTCTGATGCGCAGACTAAGCGCGCCCTGGTTATTCTTGTAAGTTTTCATATTTTCATTATCGCCGCGAGCAACTATCTGGTACAGCTGCCATTCCAGCTATTCGGCTTCCATACCACCTGGGGCGCATTCAGCTTTCCGTTTGTCTACCTGGCAACCGACCTTACTGTGCGTATCTTCGGGGCCAGTGAAGCACGGAAGATTATTTTCGGGGCAATGATTCCGGCCCTGATTCTGTCGTATCTGGTATCCGTGCTCTTTTTTGAAGGGGCTTATCAAGGAGCGGCCGGGCTTGCCGAGTTCAATCTTTTTGTTTTTCGCATCGCTTTCGCCAGCTTCACCGCCTATGCCCTTGGCCAACTGGTGGACATTAGAGTTTTCTCCAGGTTGCGCCAGAATAAGCGCTGGTGGGTTGCGCCGGCTGCCTCGACAGTTCTTGGCAACCTTCTTGATACAGTGATTTTTTTCTCAGTCGCCTTTTATGCCAGCACCGATGCTTTCATGGCCACCCACTGGCCGGAGATCGCCGCGGTGGATTACGCCTTTAAGCTGTTCATCAGCCTTCTGCTTTTTCTGCCAGCCTATGGAATTCTGCTGAGAATCATCACTGACAGAATCCTTATTCAACCGTTTAAAAGTGGTGCTCTTGCAGGACAATAA
- a CDS encoding CDP-alcohol phosphatidyltransferase family protein, protein MIRLKPVIPSLLSALRLVIALIFPAVPEKYWLWLVVFAAISDVLDGWLARKWQVISWQGALVDAIADKFFVLTVLFVFTLSDRFAVYWIPLVLARDLLVAATAGFLATRGLWAEFKNTKSRPTGKIATGGQFILFVIILAAPTQILSGLILASTCSIVAAFDYGLLFCKFLSTRHSATPKNNTA, encoded by the coding sequence ATGATACGGTTAAAGCCAGTTATACCTAGCTTACTCTCTGCACTTCGCCTGGTTATTGCCCTGATTTTTCCGGCAGTTCCTGAAAAATATTGGCTGTGGCTGGTCGTCTTTGCAGCTATCAGCGACGTGCTCGATGGCTGGCTTGCGCGTAAGTGGCAGGTTATCAGCTGGCAAGGTGCTCTGGTCGACGCAATTGCCGACAAGTTTTTCGTGCTGACAGTTCTGTTTGTCTTTACACTTTCAGACAGATTTGCAGTGTATTGGATTCCCCTCGTCCTGGCTCGCGACTTGCTGGTCGCGGCTACTGCCGGTTTTCTGGCTACCAGGGGGTTATGGGCAGAATTCAAAAATACCAAGTCACGCCCGACAGGTAAAATCGCCACAGGTGGTCAATTCATCCTGTTCGTTATCATTCTGGCAGCGCCGACACAAATACTTTCCGGTTTGATACTAGCCTCCACTTGCAGCATTGTTGCAGCTTTTGATTATGGCCTGCTCTTTTGTAAATTTCTCTCAACCAGACATTCGGCAACACCGAAGAACAATACAGCATAA
- a CDS encoding CDP-archaeol synthase, whose protein sequence is MFETLRLVLFLLIVNALPPLIALLSKGRFSQPLDYGKTWLDGKRIFGRNKTIRGILAGIIGGTLLFPLLDQPISIAFTAALLAMLGDLSSSFIKRRMALPSGSEVAFLDQLFESLFPTIYLASVIPFGFFKAAAILLLFVTVAYLSSRIWSILTVADIPEDYPRTVSSAVRYKEWKSCHTPYARYHVWFNLTNILSDQILLTFFFKATGLYGLGEKNARSLRIEEKIYFFESLPEEFNGFRIAFLTDLHLDGMEGIADLIKQQLDTVDFDLLLIGGDIRMKTYGSIQPAITELQSLMEAVDAPYGTFGVLGNHDCLEMLPEMEDARVIMLVNDSAPITKGNSTIWIAGVDDPHYYNLAAPDKAVENIPDNGFIIFLSHSPEPYIQASFTGARLFLCGHTHGGQICLKEGKPIITNSRAPRFTASGPWHYQGMHGYTSRGVGTSSIPVRFNCPAEIVVITLDKST, encoded by the coding sequence ATGTTTGAAACACTCAGGCTTGTTCTCTTTCTTCTCATCGTAAACGCCTTACCACCGCTGATCGCCCTCCTCTCAAAAGGTCGTTTTTCGCAACCTCTGGACTACGGCAAAACATGGTTGGACGGTAAAAGAATTTTCGGCAGAAATAAAACCATCCGCGGAATTCTGGCCGGCATTATTGGCGGCACCCTCCTCTTTCCTCTTCTTGACCAGCCAATTTCAATCGCCTTTACAGCCGCGCTTCTGGCCATGCTCGGCGATCTCTCCTCCTCGTTCATCAAGCGAAGGATGGCCTTGCCAAGCGGCAGTGAGGTGGCTTTTCTCGATCAGCTGTTTGAATCACTGTTTCCAACAATCTACCTGGCCTCAGTGATACCATTCGGGTTCTTCAAAGCTGCCGCCATCCTGCTCCTGTTTGTTACAGTCGCCTATCTCAGTTCCCGTATCTGGTCCATTTTGACCGTTGCCGACATACCGGAAGATTATCCCCGTACAGTATCCTCCGCCGTTCGCTATAAGGAATGGAAATCATGCCACACGCCCTATGCCCGCTACCATGTCTGGTTCAACCTTACCAATATTCTCTCTGACCAGATCCTGTTGACATTCTTTTTTAAAGCGACAGGCCTGTATGGGCTTGGCGAAAAAAATGCCAGATCCCTCAGGATTGAGGAGAAAATCTATTTTTTCGAATCACTCCCTGAAGAGTTCAACGGTTTCAGAATCGCTTTTCTGACAGATCTTCATCTGGACGGAATGGAGGGAATAGCAGATCTCATAAAACAACAGCTCGATACCGTTGATTTCGATCTCCTCCTGATCGGTGGCGACATACGAATGAAAACGTATGGTTCAATACAACCAGCAATTACAGAACTTCAATCACTGATGGAGGCTGTTGACGCGCCATACGGGACCTTTGGCGTACTCGGCAATCACGATTGCCTGGAGATGCTCCCGGAGATGGAGGATGCCCGGGTAATCATGCTGGTCAACGACTCAGCGCCAATCACCAAAGGCAACTCCACCATCTGGATTGCCGGAGTCGATGACCCGCACTACTACAATCTGGCCGCCCCAGACAAGGCGGTGGAAAATATCCCCGATAATGGCTTTATCATCTTTCTCTCCCATTCCCCGGAACCCTATATACAAGCCTCGTTTACCGGCGCCAGACTCTTCCTGTGCGGTCACACCCATGGCGGCCAGATCTGCCTGAAAGAAGGAAAACCGATAATCACCAACAGCCGCGCTCCGCGATTCACTGCCAGTGGGCCCTGGCACTACCAGGGTATGCATGGATATACCAGCAGAGGTGTCGGTACATCAAGTATCCCTGTTCGCTTTAACTGCCCTGCCGAAATTGTGGTGATAACTCTGGACAAATCGACTTAG
- a CDS encoding TSUP family transporter — protein sequence MELLGYPAEIVIFLFFIAAIAGMIDTLAGGGGLIALPALIMSGVPPLYALGTNKLQGSVGTATASLIMFRKRRVNWHDVKWLMLSALIGSTMGTIALQFINTEVLTFVVPIVLFCIAVYFLISPTPRQDKGEAKISNRLYRNCIVPAIGWYDGMFGPGTGSFFAMAGVSLRGHGLIDATAIAKTLNFSTNIASLIVFLFAGKVVWLLGAIMMTGQMLGAWAGSHILFKINPAYLRVLVVIMCTGMLLKYFFSV from the coding sequence ATGGAACTCTTAGGATACCCAGCAGAAATCGTAATTTTTCTTTTCTTCATAGCTGCAATTGCAGGCATGATTGACACTCTGGCCGGGGGCGGCGGGCTTATTGCCTTACCTGCACTCATCATGAGTGGTGTGCCGCCTCTTTACGCCCTTGGAACCAACAAACTTCAAGGTTCTGTCGGTACGGCGACAGCGAGCCTCATAATGTTTCGTAAGCGCAGAGTCAACTGGCATGATGTCAAATGGCTGATGCTCTCCGCCCTTATCGGCTCAACCATGGGCACCATCGCCCTCCAGTTTATTAACACTGAAGTGCTTACCTTCGTGGTACCGATAGTACTATTCTGCATTGCCGTTTACTTCCTGATTTCGCCAACTCCAAGACAAGACAAGGGCGAGGCCAAGATATCGAACCGTCTTTACCGAAACTGTATTGTGCCGGCAATCGGTTGGTACGACGGCATGTTCGGCCCCGGAACCGGCTCCTTTTTTGCTATGGCAGGTGTATCTTTACGGGGTCACGGCCTGATAGACGCCACCGCCATAGCCAAAACACTCAATTTTTCGACAAACATAGCCTCTCTGATCGTATTTCTTTTCGCGGGAAAAGTCGTCTGGCTGCTGGGGGCCATCATGATGACAGGGCAGATGCTCGGAGCCTGGGCCGGCTCGCATATCCTTTTTAAAATCAATCCTGCCTACCTGCGCGTGCTGGTAGTCATCATGTGTACCGGTATGTTGTTGAAATACTTTTTCTCAGTATAG
- the cbiM gene encoding cobalt transporter CbiM, with protein sequence MHISEGVLSAPVLITGGALTAVGTAIGLKSIDYDRVMPVAILTATFFVASLIHVPIGPSSVHLVLNGLLGILLGWACFPAILIALLLQAVFFQFGGITVIGVNTLNMAASALACYYLVRPWLAQPKTRAAAAFIAGFGAILLAAIFMAASLALADIGFLRAAQLSIVANLPVMVIEGFITMFTVTFIARVHPDILKGYK encoded by the coding sequence ATGCATATTTCAGAAGGTGTATTATCCGCTCCCGTTCTCATCACCGGTGGTGCCTTAACAGCAGTCGGCACTGCAATCGGTCTGAAGTCTATAGACTACGACCGTGTCATGCCGGTGGCCATTCTTACGGCAACGTTCTTTGTCGCTTCATTGATTCATGTGCCTATCGGCCCCAGTAGCGTTCATCTGGTACTCAACGGCCTGCTTGGAATCCTGCTGGGCTGGGCCTGTTTTCCGGCAATCCTGATTGCTCTGTTATTACAGGCTGTCTTTTTTCAATTTGGGGGAATAACCGTAATTGGCGTCAACACCCTGAATATGGCAGCGTCTGCCCTGGCCTGCTACTACCTGGTCCGCCCCTGGCTTGCCCAACCTAAAACCCGAGCTGCGGCAGCCTTCATTGCCGGTTTTGGAGCCATTCTGCTTGCTGCCATTTTTATGGCGGCTTCCCTGGCCCTTGCGGATATAGGCTTTCTCCGTGCAGCTCAGCTCTCAATTGTCGCCAACCTGCCGGTAATGGTCATAGAAGGCTTCATCACCATGTTCACGGTAACCTTTATTGCCCGGGTCCACCCAGACATTCTCAAAGGATATAAATAA
- a CDS encoding DUF4198 domain-containing protein encodes MIRNMIVAGCATGILLCGAGQTMAHFGMVIPSENIVTQQKKNIDINLSFSHPFELIGMDMVKPTRFYVVAEGEQTDLLNSLHEAEVMGHQGWATNFKVKRPGVYHFVMEPQPYWEPAEDLSIIHYTKTIVAAYGDDEGWDEPVGLPTEIVPMLRPFGNYAGNSFTGQVLIDGKPAANAEVEVELYNRDGKYQAPGDYHVTQVITADENGVFSFTCPKPGWWGFSALSEADYTIKNPEGEDKGVELGAVLWTYLNEYQLQ; translated from the coding sequence ATGATCCGCAACATGATTGTCGCCGGTTGTGCTACCGGTATACTTTTATGCGGTGCCGGGCAAACCATGGCGCATTTCGGCATGGTTATTCCCTCTGAAAATATCGTCACCCAGCAAAAGAAAAATATCGACATCAACCTGTCTTTTTCCCACCCATTTGAACTGATCGGCATGGACATGGTGAAACCGACCCGTTTCTACGTGGTTGCTGAAGGTGAACAGACCGACCTGCTCAATTCCCTGCATGAGGCAGAGGTTATGGGCCACCAGGGCTGGGCAACCAACTTTAAAGTGAAGCGTCCCGGCGTGTATCACTTTGTCATGGAACCGCAACCATACTGGGAACCAGCCGAAGACCTCTCGATCATTCACTACACGAAAACCATTGTCGCCGCCTACGGAGATGATGAAGGCTGGGACGAACCAGTCGGTTTACCGACCGAGATTGTGCCGATGCTGAGACCGTTCGGCAATTATGCCGGTAACAGCTTCACGGGGCAGGTACTTATCGACGGCAAGCCCGCCGCCAATGCTGAGGTGGAGGTTGAGTTATATAACCGCGACGGCAAATACCAGGCACCAGGCGACTACCATGTAACCCAGGTAATCACCGCGGATGAAAACGGTGTCTTTTCCTTCACCTGCCCCAAACCTGGCTGGTGGGGCTTTTCAGCGTTATCAGAGGCCGACTACACAATCAAAAATCCAGAGGGTGAGGATAAAGGTGTCGAACTGGGCGCCGTTCTCTGGACCTACCTCAACGAATACCAATTACAGTGA